From the genome of Aminivibrio pyruvatiphilus, one region includes:
- a CDS encoding glycosyltransferase family 2 protein, translating to MNLKISVIIPAYNAEKTLRRCLDSVFASDFHESMEVILVNDGSKDGTLQVAEEYNKYPNFVLIDQPNGGVALARWTGISASRGEYLGFVDADDYIAPDMISKMYGRAMETGAEIVICGVYKVRGGEAYPLLTYEGLGVEESQEAIVRTIIRNRNGSLCNKVILRDLIQYEDCNATKNLEYGEDLLLLFFALRKAKKVAFVVQNLYYYVDNPNSVTRNPSLKALQDCLFVYTYIYNAFAESANNQWKRSSLDFYFMGLTNALRHINRIASSDEIEEVKKEAIDKICQVSLMRIIKNKNKRILLDYILVKSRAFGILYSIWEGKFFQNLRKL from the coding sequence ATGAACCTAAAAATCAGCGTCATCATCCCGGCATATAATGCGGAAAAAACACTCAGGAGATGCCTTGACAGCGTCTTTGCTTCGGATTTCCATGAATCCATGGAGGTTATCCTGGTCAACGACGGTTCAAAGGATGGTACTCTTCAGGTAGCTGAAGAGTACAACAAATATCCAAATTTCGTTCTTATCGACCAGCCCAATGGAGGGGTAGCACTCGCTCGGTGGACCGGCATCAGCGCCAGCAGAGGAGAGTACCTTGGTTTCGTCGATGCTGATGACTACATTGCTCCCGATATGATATCGAAAATGTACGGGAGAGCGATGGAAACAGGAGCAGAAATAGTAATTTGCGGGGTGTATAAGGTGCGGGGAGGAGAAGCATATCCTCTCCTAACGTACGAAGGACTTGGAGTAGAAGAAAGTCAAGAGGCTATAGTGAGAACTATAATTCGCAATAGGAATGGTTCTTTATGTAATAAAGTGATATTAAGAGACTTAATTCAATATGAGGATTGTAATGCAACGAAAAACCTAGAATACGGTGAAGATTTGCTGCTTCTTTTTTTTGCATTGAGAAAAGCAAAAAAGGTTGCTTTCGTTGTTCAGAATCTTTACTATTATGTTGATAATCCAAATTCAGTCACACGTAACCCATCTTTGAAGGCTTTACAAGATTGTTTATTTGTTTATACTTATATTTATAATGCCTTTGCAGAATCTGCCAATAATCAATGGAAACGTTCCTCTCTTGATTTCTATTTTATGGGGTTGACAAACGCCTTGCGTCACATAAACAGAATTGCTTCATCAGACGAAATAGAGGAAGTGAAAAAAGAAGCAATTGATAAAATATGTCAAGTTAGTTTAATGCGAATAATAAAAAATAAAAACAAAAGAATTCTACTTGACTATATCTTAGTAAAATCTCGTGCTTTCGGTATTCTTTATTCAATATGGGAGGGTAAATTTTTCCAAAATCTAAGGAAACTCTGA